A part of Oncorhynchus gorbuscha isolate QuinsamMale2020 ecotype Even-year linkage group LG09, OgorEven_v1.0, whole genome shotgun sequence genomic DNA contains:
- the LOC124043602 gene encoding glyceraldehyde-3-phosphate dehydrogenase-like — protein sequence MVKIGINGFGRIGRLVTRAAAKSGKVEVVAINDPFIDLDYMVYMFKYDSTHGVWKHSEVKQEGGKLIIGNLHITVFHERDPTAIKWGEAGADYVVESTGVFTTIDKASAHLQGGAKRVIISAPSADAPMFVMGVNHEKYDNSLKVVSNASCTTNCLAPIAKVINDNFGIVEGLMSTVHAVTATQKTVDGPSGKLWRDGRGASQNIIPASTGAAKAVGKVIPELNGKLTGMAFRVPTPNVSVVDLTVRLEKAAPYDEIKKVIKAAAEGPMKGILGYTEDQVVSTDFNSDCRSSIFDAGAGIALNDHFVKLVSWYDNEFGYSNRVVDLCLHMASKE from the exons ATGGTGAAGATTGGGATCAATGG ATTTGGGCGTATCGGGCGCCTGGTGACCCGTGCTGCCGCCAAGAGTGGAAAAGTTGAGGTTGTCGCCATAAATGACCCCTTCATTGACCTAGACTACATG GTCTACATGTTCAAGTATGACTCCACCCACGGTGTTTGGAAGCACAGTGAAGTGAAGCAGGAGGGTGGAAAGCTTATCATTGGGAACCTCCACATCACAGTTTTCCATGA GAGGGACCCCACTGCCATCAAATGGGGCGAGGCCGGCGCTGACTATGTTGTGGAGTCTACCGGTGTGTTCACCACCATCGACAAGGCTTCT GCTCACCTGCAGGGAGGTGCCAAGAGGGTCATCATCTCCGCCCCCAGTGCAGATGCCCCCATGTTTGTGATGGGCGTCAACCACGAGAAGTACGACAACTCCCTGAAGGTCGTCAG CAATGCCTCCTGCACAACTAACTGCCTGGCTCCCATCGCCAAGGTTATCAACGACAACTTTGGCATTGTGGAGGGTCTCATG AGCACAGTTCATGCCGTCACAGCTACACAGAAGACTGTTGACGGGCCCTCCGGTAAGCTGTggagagatggacgtggtgcTAGCCAGAACATTATCCCTGCCTCCACCGGCGCCGCCAAAGCTGTGGGAAAGGTTATCCCCGAGCTGAACGG CAAGCTGACGGGCATGGCCTTCCGTGtccccactcccaacgtgtccgTGGTTGACCTGACTGTCCGTCTTGAGAAGGCT GCACCTTATGACGAGATCAAGAAGGTAATCAAGGCTGCTGCTGAAGGACCCATGAAAGGAATTCTGGGATACACAGAGGACCAG GTGGTGTCCACAGACTTCAACAGTGACTGCCGGTCCTCAATCTTTGACGCCGGTGCAGGAATTGCACTCAACGACCACTTTGTCAAGCTGGTCTCGTG GTACGACAACGAGTTTGGCTACAGCAACCGTGTCGTTGACCTGTGTCTGCACATGGCCTCCAAGGAGTGA
- the LOC124043606 gene encoding inhibitor of growth protein 4-like isoform X1, translating to MAAGMYLEHYLDSIENLPFELQRNFTLMRDLDTRTEDLKGQIDSLAREYTSNTHTLSSEQKLSLLRQIQQSYGKCKEFGDDKVQLAMQTYEMVDKHIRRLDTDLARFEADLKEKKIESTDYDSTSSKGIKSELRGPKEKVARTRLKVKSDDDCSPKSGQKKVKLTQAPEFTAPTVNFGNVHPSDVLDMPVDPNEPTYCLCHQVSYGEMIGCDNTDCSIEWFHFACVGLTTKPRGKWYCPRCTQERKKK from the exons ATGGCGGCGGGAATGTATTTAGAACATTACCTTGACA GTATAGAAAATCTGCCGTTTGAGCTACAGAGGAATTTCACTCTTATGAGAGACCTGGACACACggacagagg ATCTGAAAGGGCAGATAGACTCGTTGGCTCGTGAGTAcacgtcaaacacacacaccctctcctctgAGCAGAAGCTCTCCCTGCTCCGGCAGATCCAGCAGTCATATGGCAAGTGTAAAGAGTTTGGAGATGATAAGGTCCAACTGGCCATGCAGACCTATGAGATG GTGGACAAACACATTCGCAGGCTGGACACAGACCTGGCCCGCTTCGAGGCAGACCTGAAGGAGAAAAAGATTGAGAGCACAGACTATGACTCTACCTCCAGTAAGGGAATCAAGA GTGAGCTCAGGGGGCCAAAAGAGAAGGTGGCTCGCACAAGGTTAAAGGTGAAGTCAGACGACGACTGCAGCCCCAAAAGCGGACAGAAGAAAGTCAAACTAACACAAGC GCCTGAGTTCACAGCCCCTACAGTGAACTTTGGGAACGTCCACCCCTCGGACGTGCTGGACATGCCCGTGGACCCCAACGAGCCCACCTACTGCCTGTGTCACCAAGTGTCCTACGGAGAGATGATTGGCTGTGACAACACAGAC TGCTCCATTGAGTGGTTCCACTTCGCCTGCGTGGGGCTAACAACAAAACCCAGAGGAAAATG GTACTGTCCAAGGTGTACTCAGGAGAGGAAGAAAAAATGA
- the LOC124043606 gene encoding inhibitor of growth protein 4-like isoform X3, with amino-acid sequence MIVAAIITDLKGQIDSLAREYTSNTHTLSSEQKLSLLRQIQQSYGKCKEFGDDKVQLAMQTYEMVDKHIRRLDTDLARFEADLKEKKIESTDYDSTSSKGIKSELRGPKEKVARTRLKVKSDDDCSPKSGQKKVKLTQAPEFTAPTVNFGNVHPSDVLDMPVDPNEPTYCLCHQVSYGEMIGCDNTDCSIEWFHFACVGLTTKPRGKWYCPRCTQERKKK; translated from the exons ATGATTGTTGCTGCTATCATAACAG ATCTGAAAGGGCAGATAGACTCGTTGGCTCGTGAGTAcacgtcaaacacacacaccctctcctctgAGCAGAAGCTCTCCCTGCTCCGGCAGATCCAGCAGTCATATGGCAAGTGTAAAGAGTTTGGAGATGATAAGGTCCAACTGGCCATGCAGACCTATGAGATG GTGGACAAACACATTCGCAGGCTGGACACAGACCTGGCCCGCTTCGAGGCAGACCTGAAGGAGAAAAAGATTGAGAGCACAGACTATGACTCTACCTCCAGTAAGGGAATCAAGA GTGAGCTCAGGGGGCCAAAAGAGAAGGTGGCTCGCACAAGGTTAAAGGTGAAGTCAGACGACGACTGCAGCCCCAAAAGCGGACAGAAGAAAGTCAAACTAACACAAGC GCCTGAGTTCACAGCCCCTACAGTGAACTTTGGGAACGTCCACCCCTCGGACGTGCTGGACATGCCCGTGGACCCCAACGAGCCCACCTACTGCCTGTGTCACCAAGTGTCCTACGGAGAGATGATTGGCTGTGACAACACAGAC TGCTCCATTGAGTGGTTCCACTTCGCCTGCGTGGGGCTAACAACAAAACCCAGAGGAAAATG GTACTGTCCAAGGTGTACTCAGGAGAGGAAGAAAAAATGA
- the LOC124043606 gene encoding inhibitor of growth protein 4-like isoform X2, whose product MAAGMYLEHYLDSIENLPFELQRNFTLMRDLDTRTEDLKGQIDSLAREYTSNTHTLSSEQKLSLLRQIQQSYGKCKEFGDDKVQLAMQTYEMVDKHIRRLDTDLARFEADLKEKKIESTDYDSTSSKGIKSELRGPKEKVARTRLKVKSDDDCSPKSGQKKVKLTQAPEFTAPTVNFGNVHPSDVLDMPVDPNEPTYCLCHQVSYGEMIGCDNTDREAMTSRPEMTELK is encoded by the exons ATGGCGGCGGGAATGTATTTAGAACATTACCTTGACA GTATAGAAAATCTGCCGTTTGAGCTACAGAGGAATTTCACTCTTATGAGAGACCTGGACACACggacagagg ATCTGAAAGGGCAGATAGACTCGTTGGCTCGTGAGTAcacgtcaaacacacacaccctctcctctgAGCAGAAGCTCTCCCTGCTCCGGCAGATCCAGCAGTCATATGGCAAGTGTAAAGAGTTTGGAGATGATAAGGTCCAACTGGCCATGCAGACCTATGAGATG GTGGACAAACACATTCGCAGGCTGGACACAGACCTGGCCCGCTTCGAGGCAGACCTGAAGGAGAAAAAGATTGAGAGCACAGACTATGACTCTACCTCCAGTAAGGGAATCAAGA GTGAGCTCAGGGGGCCAAAAGAGAAGGTGGCTCGCACAAGGTTAAAGGTGAAGTCAGACGACGACTGCAGCCCCAAAAGCGGACAGAAGAAAGTCAAACTAACACAAGC GCCTGAGTTCACAGCCCCTACAGTGAACTTTGGGAACGTCCACCCCTCGGACGTGCTGGACATGCCCGTGGACCCCAACGAGCCCACCTACTGCCTGTGTCACCAAGTGTCCTACGGAGAGATGATTGGCTGTGACAACACAGAC AGAGAAGCAATGACATCACGTCCTGAGATGACGGAATTGAAATGA
- the LOC124044374 gene encoding lactose-binding lectin l-2-like, with protein MFVFLCVAFLHSLALGAPVLYQGEELSQNSCPMGWYDFNGRCYKYVATPLNWPDAESYCLTQGANLVSVHSEAEHQFIKILIQRFDPAERATWMGLSDIHVEGRWMWSDGSKVDFIPWHPSQPDGGRNQNCDEKLAMDWAGAELPHLGLGLNE; from the exons ATGTTCGTGTTCCTCTGTGTCGCCTTTCTACACAGCCTTGCTTTGGGTGCTCCTGTGCTTTACCAGGGGGAAGAGCTATCCCAAAACTCCTGCCCAATGGGCTGGTACGATTTTAACGGACGCTGCTATAAGTATGTCGCTACACCACTGAACTGGCCTGATGCTGAGTCCTACTGTTTGACTCAGGGAGCAAACCTGGTCTCTGTGCACAGTGAGGCAGAACACCAGTTCATCAAAATCCTGATCCAGAGATTCGACCCTGCGGAGAGAGCAACCTGGATGGGTCTGTCTGACATCCACGTGGAGGGGAGGTGGATGTGGTCTGATGGGTCCAAAGTGGACTTCATACCCTGGCATCCATCCCAGCCTGATGGCGGACGGAATCAAAACTGT GATGAAAAGCTGGCCATGGATTGGGCAGGAGCCGAGCTCCCCCACCTTGGCTTGGGTCTAAATGAGTGA